A window from Salvia miltiorrhiza cultivar Shanhuang (shh) chromosome 2, IMPLAD_Smil_shh, whole genome shotgun sequence encodes these proteins:
- the LOC131013240 gene encoding uncharacterized protein LOC131013240, with protein sequence MSVLWGAWRSKLYADHVKPYKNKINALKKVPRGMNDKDWEWLVTNKFLTKEFQDISERNSKNRSKSDLFMLHLTGSRPHREIIYDKGGKNSEMPDLGIIFFETRSKNGKFKGTKEKDKYDEIVETIQSNPSLSNLELAEKCFGPQQHGIVYGYGGGVKRKTFHDWKSSYTKELEEKLSAKDEENRLLRKRVDRLEERFDQWERSGLPSE encoded by the exons ATGAGTGTTTTGTGGGGAGCTTGGAGATCAAAGTTGTATGCAGATCACGTGAAACCTTACAAAAACAAGATCAATGCTTTAAAAAAGGTTCCACGTGGGATGAATGATAAAGATTGGGAATGGCTCGTAACTAACAAGTTTCTAACTAAAGAGTTTCAG GATATCAGTGAGCGAAATTCTAAGAATCGATCAAAATCTGATTTGTTTATGCTTCATCTTACTGGGAGCAGACCACATAGAGAAATCATTTATGACAAG GGAGGTAAAAATTCTGAAATGCCTGATTTGGGCATAATTTTCTTCGAGACTCGGAGCAAAAATGGAAAATTTAAGGGGACAAAGGAGAAGGACAAATAT GATGAAATTGTTGAAACAATTCAATCTAACCCATCTCTCAGTAACCTTGAACTTGCTGAAAAATGTTTCGGGCCACAACAGCATGGAATTGTTTATGGTTATGGAGGTGGTGTGAAACGGAAAACATTTCACGATTGGAAATCTTCTTACACCAAGGAACTCGAGGAAAAACTTTCTGcaaaagatgaagaaaatcGTCTGCTTAGGAAACGAGTGGATAGACTTGAAGAAAGGTTCGATCAATGGGAGAGAAGTGGTTTACCATCAGAATAA